A window of the Loxodonta africana isolate mLoxAfr1 chromosome 3, mLoxAfr1.hap2, whole genome shotgun sequence genome harbors these coding sequences:
- the LOC135230810 gene encoding small conductance calcium-activated potassium channel protein 3-like has protein sequence MDTSGHFHDSGVGDLDEDPKCPCPSSGDEQQQQQQQQQQQQQQQQQQPPPPPAPPATPQQPPGPPLQPQPPQLPQQQQQQPPHPLSQLQSQPVHPGLLHSSPTAFRAPSSYNSTAILHPSSRQGSQLNLNDHLLGHSPSSTATSGPGGGSRHRQASPLVHRRDSNPFTEIAMSSCKYSGGVMKPLSRLSASRRNLIEAEPEGQPLQLFSPSNPPEIVISSREDNHAHQTLLHHPNATHNHQHAGTTASSTTFPKANKRKNQNIGYKLGHRRALFEKRKRLSDYALIFGMFGIVVMVIETELSWGLYSKVGAAVSLYTLNKRHM, from the coding sequence ATGGACACTTCTGGGCACTTCCATGACTCGGGGGTGGGGGACCTGGATGAAGACCCCAAGTGCCCCTGCCCATCGTCTGGGgatgagcagcagcagcagcagcagcagcaacagcagcagcagcagcagcagcagcagcagccaccaCCACCGCCAGCGCCACCAGCAACCCCCCAGCAGCCCCCGGGACCCCCGCTGCAGCCTCAGCCTCCGCAGCTgccgcagcagcagcagcagcagccaccgCATCCCCTGTCTCAACTCCAGAGCCAGCCTGTCCACCCTGGCCTTCTGCACTCCTCTCCCACCGCCTTCAGGGCCCCCTCTTCGTACAACTCCACCGCCATCCTCCACCCTTCCTCCAGGCAAGGCAGCCAGCTCAATCTCAATGACCACTTGCTTGGCCACTCTCCAAGTTCCACAGCTACAAGTGGGCCTGGCGGAGGCAGCCGGCACCGGCAGGCCAGCCCCCTGGTGCACCGGCGGGACAGCAACCCCTTCACGGAGATCGCCATGAGCTCCTGCAAGTACAGTGGTGGGGTCATGAAGCCCCTCAGCCGCCTCAGCGCCTCCAGGAGGAACCTCATTGAGGCCGAGCCGGAGGGCCAGCCCCTCCAGCTCTTCAGCCCCAGCAACCCCCCTGAGATCGTCATCTCCTCCAGGGAGGACAACCATGCACACCAAACCTTGCTCCATCACCCCAACGCCACCCACAACCACCAGCACGCCGGCACCACCGCCAGCAGCACCACCTTCCCCAAAGCCAACAAGCGGAAAAACCAAAACATTGGCTATAAGCTGGGACACAGGAGGGCCCTGTTTGAAAAGAGAAAGCGACTGAGTGACTATGCTCTGATTTTTGGGATGTTTGGAATTGTTGTTATGGTGATAGAGACTGAGCTTTCTTGGGGTTTGTACTCAAAGGTAGGGGCTGCAGTTTCTCTTTATACCTTGAACAAAAGGCATATGTAG